In Oscillatoria acuminata PCC 6304, a single window of DNA contains:
- a CDS encoding DUF4327 family protein, with the protein MTQQVCHSMDKLQRQVRSLVESKILKPTDSLWKIAFLYGDEWAYWKKELLEFGFSMKDPVVHLLAVETWEEDE; encoded by the coding sequence ATGACCCAGCAGGTTTGTCACTCGATGGATAAATTACAGCGTCAGGTGCGATCGTTAGTAGAATCAAAAATCCTCAAGCCCACAGATAGCCTCTGGAAAATCGCCTTTCTCTATGGAGATGAATGGGCGTACTGGAAAAAAGAATTACTTGAATTTGGCTTTTCAATGAAAGATCCAGTGGTTCACCTTTTAGCGGTAGAAACCTGGGAAGAAGACGAGTAG
- a CDS encoding serine/threonine phosphatase, translating to MLVCPKCHFENPNSNKFCQKCGMSLTHKSCGECGTPVLASDLNCHNCGAITGQIWLAIVDRPRVPESQDVAAQVDTPAVEESVSVATLPTVEMAVASVSEPLETDIPEEAQMEPEAGTAEEVSESSFETSSSETSDVDTIASLSEVVEQVRESTEPSETLGVEAAVETPAVATLEKSSPETEPAIEQTDLDIPETPISEEESEVVVTEATALDIPEETEEMLLAGSFLDPEERYQLLEDLPLNQLTQGEFEVKVLDCIPLQQSPLLALSSHPVESPDRMDNPTPAWALAIPAIAKTYLALHSQFYSMVPAIHDAWHWGDRGVLLLEDRSTQPALMEYVQTNPILPSQILHWLQEVTELWIGLEPWHCRQSLLEPQNLRLDVEDQILCLQRLYPDLPDATPTFTAVGQFWQTLLNSAQLTPETEEDEISELQQVVAELAEAELDSVEGLRSRLETLQSKLQPPTPISSPQSDPIYLGAISDNLDLDDSPTMVMPILLESLEASGQTDIGRQRTHNEDDFGIETQVKQRQGARAFSTHHKGLYILCDGMGGHEGGEIASALAVEKLREYFHRHWQDNLPDQEVISTGVLFANQAIYDLNQAEQRGGSGRMGTTLVLVLVQDQNVAVAHVGDSRLYRFTRSRGLQQVTVDHEVGQREIQRGVDPETAYLRPDAYQLTQALGPRNEDFVSPDVQFFKIEEDTLLILASDGLTDNDLLETHYLTHLEPLLNAEMPLEPGVKALIELANQYNGHDNITAVAVRALVGER from the coding sequence ATGCTTGTCTGCCCTAAATGCCATTTCGAGAACCCAAACTCTAACAAGTTTTGTCAAAAATGTGGGATGTCCCTAACCCATAAATCCTGTGGGGAATGTGGAACCCCGGTGCTTGCCAGTGATTTAAACTGCCATAATTGCGGTGCGATCACGGGGCAAATTTGGCTGGCGATCGTCGATCGCCCACGAGTACCCGAGAGTCAGGATGTTGCTGCACAGGTTGATACTCCAGCGGTTGAGGAATCCGTCTCTGTGGCAACCCTGCCGACGGTGGAAATGGCTGTGGCGTCCGTCTCGGAACCTTTGGAAACCGATATCCCGGAGGAAGCGCAGATGGAACCTGAGGCAGGGACAGCGGAAGAAGTTTCTGAGAGTTCCTTTGAGACTTCCTCCTCTGAAACTTCCGACGTTGATACCATTGCTAGTCTGTCGGAAGTGGTGGAACAAGTCCGGGAAAGTACAGAACCCTCGGAAACTTTGGGGGTTGAGGCGGCAGTAGAAACCCCAGCAGTCGCTACCCTGGAGAAATCCTCCCCAGAGACAGAACCGGCAATAGAACAGACGGACCTGGATATTCCTGAAACTCCAATTTCTGAAGAAGAATCCGAAGTTGTGGTAACTGAGGCAACAGCATTAGACATCCCTGAGGAAACCGAGGAGATGCTGCTTGCCGGGTCGTTTTTAGACCCAGAGGAACGCTATCAACTTTTAGAGGATCTGCCCTTAAATCAACTCACCCAAGGGGAATTTGAGGTCAAGGTACTCGATTGCATTCCCCTGCAACAATCTCCCCTATTGGCCTTGAGTTCTCACCCTGTAGAAAGCCCCGATCGCATGGATAATCCCACTCCCGCTTGGGCTTTAGCCATTCCGGCGATCGCCAAAACGTATCTGGCCCTCCACTCCCAATTTTACTCAATGGTTCCGGCGATCCATGATGCATGGCACTGGGGCGATCGCGGGGTCCTCCTCTTAGAAGACCGTTCCACCCAACCGGCCCTCATGGAATATGTCCAGACAAACCCCATCCTTCCCTCCCAAATTCTGCACTGGTTGCAGGAAGTGACGGAACTCTGGATCGGATTAGAACCGTGGCACTGTCGGCAAAGTTTACTAGAACCGCAAAATCTCCGCCTGGATGTAGAAGACCAAATTTTGTGTCTACAACGCCTGTATCCCGACTTGCCCGATGCCACCCCAACGTTCACCGCAGTAGGACAGTTTTGGCAAACTCTCTTAAATTCGGCGCAACTGACACCGGAGACAGAAGAGGATGAGATTTCTGAGTTACAACAAGTGGTGGCAGAATTAGCCGAGGCTGAGTTGGACAGTGTGGAAGGGCTGCGATCGCGCCTGGAAACTCTGCAATCTAAACTCCAACCGCCCACTCCCATCAGTTCCCCCCAATCTGACCCGATTTATCTAGGCGCAATTTCCGATAACCTCGATCTGGACGATAGTCCCACGATGGTCATGCCGATTCTGTTAGAAAGCCTCGAAGCATCGGGACAGACAGATATCGGACGGCAACGGACCCATAACGAAGACGATTTTGGCATTGAAACCCAAGTCAAGCAGCGTCAGGGTGCTAGAGCCTTCTCAACCCACCACAAGGGACTTTACATTCTTTGTGATGGCATGGGGGGACATGAAGGCGGGGAAATCGCCAGTGCCTTAGCGGTGGAAAAGCTACGGGAATATTTCCATCGCCATTGGCAAGATAACTTACCGGATCAAGAGGTCATCTCCACCGGGGTTCTGTTTGCAAATCAGGCAATTTATGACCTCAACCAAGCCGAACAGCGTGGGGGCAGTGGGCGGATGGGAACGACCCTCGTGTTGGTCTTAGTTCAAGATCAGAATGTAGCGGTTGCTCATGTGGGAGATAGTCGTCTCTATCGCTTTACTCGGTCTCGGGGATTGCAACAAGTTACAGTGGATCATGAAGTGGGGCAACGGGAAATTCAGCGCGGTGTGGATCCCGAAACGGCCTACTTGCGTCCCGATGCTTACCAACTCACCCAGGCGCTGGGACCTCGCAATGAAGATTTTGTCAGCCCCGATGTACAGTTTTTTAAGATAGAGGAAGATACTTTATTGATTCTGGCTTCCGATGGTCTGACAGATAACGATTTGCTAGAGACTCACTATCTGACTCATCTCGAACCCCTCCTCAATGCAGAAATGCCGTTAGAGCCTGGGGTTAAGGCGTTAATTGAGTTAGCAAATCAATATAACGGTCACGATAATATTACCGCAGTGGCCGTTCGTGCCCTCGTCGGCGAACGGTAA
- the recQ gene encoding DNA helicase RecQ, translating into MSGISPLHATAPNQLERSLKHFFGHDSFRPGQREIVEAALQNRDLLIVMPTGGGKSLCFQLPALLRKGITVVVSPLIALMQDQVESLKNNGIACTFLNSTLSWEESRSRETAILQGEIKLLYVAPERLLSERFLPFMDLVRAQVGISGFAIDEAHCVSEWGHDFRPEYRQMQLLRQRYPEIPMMALTATATDRVRQDITQQLALRDPKIHIASFNRPNLYYEVRQKNKQSYRELVKLIRESKGSGIIYCLSRRRVDEVAYKLQREGIDAIPYHAGMNDQERSSNQTRFIRDDAQVIVATIAFGMGINKPDVRFVVHYDLPRNIEGYYQESGRAGRDGEPANCTMFFGYGDIKTIEYIIDQKTDVDEQRIARQQLRQIINYSESTVCRRTIQLGYFGERFPGNCENCDNCRHPNPTEDWTIEAMKFLSCVARCKERFGMKHIIDVLRGSKNQKVLKYGHETLSTYGIGLDKTADEWKMLGRSLIHQGLVEETTDGYSVLKLNEGSWEVMRKQRQVVIAVPKAPVNTEMTDRDRKKAEVEMLLDLLRSLRKEIADEQSVAPYMVFADSTLKLMAQQRPQTLDEFGNLSGVVGYKVDQYGDRFVTEIREYCRTYGLSSVGMSRGNNGTGELDAAGEELFEQLRVLRREIANERGVPPFVVFPDSTLKAIAQQRPQSLAALKQISGVGEYKLAEFGSQFISEIQAYCQQRGLQESEPTVIPESVVKSDPSLTQIITLESHQEGMSVAEIAAKRNLKETTVESHLIELLEMDQPVDIHRLVPVQRQQVIIQALQLLGSNLLKPVYEHLGEKYSYNELRLVRAAWQRNLCGNLQSIEDELEF; encoded by the coding sequence ATGTCAGGCATCAGCCCCTTACACGCCACTGCCCCGAATCAGTTAGAGCGATCGCTCAAGCATTTTTTCGGGCATGATAGCTTTCGTCCGGGACAGCGAGAAATCGTCGAAGCTGCCCTCCAAAATCGGGACCTGCTGATCGTCATGCCCACGGGGGGCGGTAAGTCTTTGTGCTTTCAACTCCCGGCCCTCCTCCGTAAGGGAATAACCGTGGTGGTTTCACCCCTGATTGCCTTGATGCAGGATCAAGTCGAATCCCTCAAAAATAACGGCATTGCCTGCACCTTTCTCAATAGCACCCTGAGTTGGGAAGAGTCGCGATCGCGAGAAACAGCCATTCTCCAAGGTGAAATCAAACTCCTCTATGTCGCCCCAGAACGTCTGTTGAGTGAACGATTTCTGCCCTTCATGGACCTAGTACGTGCTCAAGTGGGCATCAGTGGGTTTGCGATCGATGAAGCCCATTGCGTCTCGGAATGGGGCCATGACTTCCGTCCAGAATATCGGCAAATGCAACTGTTGCGCCAGCGCTATCCAGAAATTCCCATGATGGCCCTGACTGCCACGGCAACCGATCGCGTCCGTCAAGACATTACCCAACAACTGGCCCTGCGTGACCCCAAAATTCACATCGCCAGTTTTAACCGCCCTAACCTCTACTACGAAGTTCGTCAAAAAAACAAGCAATCTTATCGAGAATTAGTCAAGCTGATTCGCGAAAGCAAGGGTTCAGGAATTATCTACTGTCTCAGTCGTCGCCGGGTGGATGAAGTCGCCTATAAATTACAGCGCGAAGGCATTGATGCCATCCCCTATCATGCGGGAATGAACGATCAGGAACGCAGTAGCAATCAAACCCGCTTCATTCGCGATGATGCTCAGGTAATTGTTGCCACCATTGCCTTTGGCATGGGCATCAACAAACCCGATGTGCGCTTTGTGGTACATTATGATTTACCCCGAAATATTGAAGGTTATTATCAAGAATCGGGACGAGCCGGACGGGATGGAGAACCGGCGAATTGTACGATGTTTTTTGGCTATGGTGATATTAAAACCATTGAGTATATTATCGACCAAAAAACCGATGTGGATGAACAACGCATTGCCCGTCAGCAGTTGCGACAAATTATTAATTATTCCGAAAGTACCGTTTGCCGGCGCACGATTCAACTGGGGTATTTTGGGGAACGGTTTCCGGGAAATTGTGAAAACTGTGATAATTGTAGACATCCCAACCCCACAGAAGATTGGACCATTGAAGCCATGAAGTTCCTCTCCTGTGTGGCGCGCTGCAAGGAACGATTTGGGATGAAGCACATTATCGATGTGTTACGCGGGTCTAAGAATCAGAAGGTTTTAAAATACGGCCATGAAACGCTCTCAACTTATGGGATTGGATTAGATAAAACTGCTGATGAGTGGAAAATGCTGGGCCGATCGCTGATTCATCAAGGGTTAGTGGAAGAAACCACCGATGGATATTCGGTGCTCAAGTTAAATGAGGGCAGTTGGGAGGTAATGCGAAAGCAACGGCAGGTTGTGATTGCGGTTCCGAAAGCGCCGGTAAATACAGAGATGACCGATCGCGATCGCAAAAAAGCCGAGGTGGAAATGTTGCTCGATCTCCTGCGATCGCTACGCAAGGAAATCGCCGATGAGCAATCCGTCGCCCCCTATATGGTGTTTGCAGATTCGACCCTGAAATTAATGGCACAGCAACGTCCTCAAACCTTAGATGAATTTGGCAATCTCTCGGGAGTGGTGGGATATAAAGTCGATCAATATGGCGATCGCTTTGTCACCGAAATTCGCGAGTATTGTCGCACCTATGGACTCTCTTCTGTGGGGATGAGTCGAGGGAACAATGGCACTGGGGAGTTGGATGCCGCCGGGGAAGAGTTATTTGAGCAGTTGCGCGTCCTGCGTCGGGAAATTGCTAATGAGCGAGGGGTTCCGCCCTTTGTGGTGTTTCCAGATAGTACCCTGAAAGCGATCGCCCAGCAACGTCCCCAATCCTTGGCGGCATTGAAACAAATCTCCGGGGTCGGAGAGTATAAATTGGCGGAATTTGGCAGTCAGTTTATTAGCGAAATTCAAGCCTATTGTCAACAACGAGGACTCCAAGAAAGCGAACCGACTGTCATTCCTGAATCTGTGGTGAAATCTGACCCCTCTTTGACTCAGATCATTACCCTAGAATCCCATCAAGAGGGGATGAGTGTGGCTGAAATTGCGGCGAAACGAAATCTGAAAGAGACAACGGTGGAAAGTCATTTAATTGAACTGCTGGAAATGGATCAGCCGGTGGATATTCATCGATTGGTTCCGGTGCAACGGCAGCAGGTGATCATCCAAGCCTTGCAATTGTTGGGGTCTAATCTGCTCAAGCCGGTTTATGAACATTTAGGGGAAAAATATAGCTACAATGAACTCCGGTTAGTCCGGGCGGCTTGGCAACGGAATCTCTGTGGGAATCTTCAGTCTATAGAGGATGAATTGGAGTTTTAA
- a CDS encoding DUF427 domain-containing protein, whose translation MPKAIWNGAILAESDRCEVVEGNQYFPPDAIKSEYFQESNTHTNCPWKGQASYYDIVVEGQVNKDAAWYYPNVKDAAKQIKGYIAFWRGVKVEA comes from the coding sequence ATGCCTAAGGCCATTTGGAATGGAGCCATTTTAGCCGAAAGCGATCGCTGTGAAGTGGTGGAAGGCAACCAATATTTTCCCCCAGATGCGATCAAGTCGGAATATTTTCAAGAAAGTAATACCCACACCAATTGCCCTTGGAAGGGTCAAGCCAGTTATTACGATATCGTGGTTGAGGGTCAGGTGAACAAAGATGCCGCCTGGTATTATCCCAATGTTAAAGATGCTGCCAAGCAAATTAAAGGATATATCGCCTTCTGGCGTGGAGTTAAGGTAGAAGCCTAA
- a CDS encoding serine/threonine-protein kinase, with product MSYCVNPACPEPKNADNAIQCQACGSNLLLRDRYRAVKALGQGGFGATFVAVDDLLPGKPVCVIKQLRPASTSPRVLDMARQLFEREANTLGKIGNHPQVPRLLDYFESDRQFYLVQEYVGGQTLKQETKRNGPFTEFAVKQFLREILPLVKYLHDNEVIHRDIKPANIIRRDVDNQLVLIDFGAVKDQVSQTALLNTQSTGETAFTSFAIGTPGFAPQEQMALRPVYASDIYAVGATCLYLLTGKSPKHFDYDPMTTELVWRPHVYVSDSFAAVLEKMLAASVRDRYQSPEEALRALDVESHRQTLSEGLSSSRRKDVSHQEEETRLEEKNNRALSPAAREVELLRTRRANQKAKAASRGATALNSGMNSNPGSTTSFRTQTLALSSLNNDGILDAKAVRLAYGKGRRDFGDSNLTGLDLRSSTLSGVNFYDAKLNRVNFQGSDLSGANFGRASLIKACLRDSNLTKSYFVNANLEGADLRGADLIEASFTQANLRGANLCGANLTGARISEAQLAMARTNWLTIKPNGKRGIF from the coding sequence ATGAGCTACTGCGTCAATCCCGCCTGTCCGGAACCTAAAAATGCCGACAATGCCATCCAGTGTCAAGCCTGTGGCTCAAATTTACTCCTGCGCGATCGCTATCGTGCTGTTAAAGCATTGGGTCAAGGTGGTTTTGGAGCTACGTTTGTAGCCGTAGACGACCTATTGCCTGGAAAGCCTGTCTGCGTGATTAAGCAACTGCGCCCCGCCTCAACCTCGCCTCGGGTCCTGGATATGGCAAGGCAACTGTTTGAGCGCGAGGCGAACACCCTGGGGAAAATCGGCAATCATCCTCAAGTCCCCAGACTCCTGGATTACTTTGAAAGCGATCGCCAATTTTATTTAGTTCAGGAATATGTTGGCGGTCAAACCCTCAAACAAGAAACCAAGCGCAATGGACCTTTCACCGAATTTGCGGTCAAACAATTTCTGCGGGAAATCCTGCCCTTGGTCAAATATCTGCACGATAATGAAGTCATCCATCGGGATATCAAACCCGCCAATATTATTCGCCGGGACGTGGATAATCAGTTAGTTCTGATTGACTTTGGGGCAGTCAAGGACCAAGTGAGTCAAACTGCACTCCTGAACACCCAGTCCACCGGAGAAACCGCCTTTACCTCCTTTGCGATCGGGACCCCGGGGTTTGCCCCCCAAGAACAGATGGCATTGCGCCCCGTGTATGCCAGCGATATCTATGCCGTGGGAGCCACTTGCCTGTATCTACTCACCGGCAAATCCCCCAAACATTTCGACTATGACCCGATGACAACCGAACTCGTCTGGCGTCCCCATGTTTATGTCAGTGATAGTTTTGCAGCGGTCCTGGAAAAAATGCTGGCAGCTTCCGTGCGCGATCGCTACCAAAGCCCAGAAGAAGCCCTCCGCGCCCTAGATGTAGAATCCCACCGTCAAACCCTTTCCGAAGGACTCTCTTCTAGCAGACGCAAAGACGTATCCCACCAAGAAGAAGAAACCCGACTCGAAGAAAAAAATAACCGAGCATTATCCCCTGCCGCCCGAGAAGTGGAGTTGCTACGAACCCGCCGCGCCAATCAAAAGGCCAAAGCCGCCAGTCGCGGGGCCACCGCCTTAAATTCAGGGATGAATTCTAATCCCGGTTCGACAACGAGCTTTCGCACCCAAACCTTAGCCCTTTCCAGTCTAAACAATGATGGAATCCTAGATGCCAAGGCCGTTCGCCTCGCTTATGGCAAAGGCAGACGAGACTTTGGTGATAGCAATCTGACGGGGTTAGACTTGCGTTCCTCTACCCTATCCGGCGTTAATTTTTATGATGCCAAGCTCAATCGCGTCAACTTCCAAGGATCCGACCTCAGCGGTGCCAACTTCGGACGCGCTAGTTTAATCAAAGCCTGTCTGCGGGATAGCAATTTAACGAAATCCTATTTTGTCAATGCCAATTTAGAAGGCGCGGACCTCCGAGGGGCCGACTTAATCGAAGCCTCCTTTACCCAAGCCAACCTACGCGGGGCCAACCTCTGCGGGGCCAACCTCACCGGGGCCAGAATTAGCGAAGCCCAACTGGCGATGGCACGCACCAACTGGCTGACGATTAAACCCAATGGCAAACGGGGAATCTTTTAG
- a CDS encoding YciI family protein, with product MPKYVMWGSYCEDVLEKRAPYRQAHLDGISAQKAAGLVITLGPTQDVTKVFGIYEAPDEQTVREAVEGDPYWKNGIWTEYEVKEWIQAF from the coding sequence ATGCCCAAGTATGTAATGTGGGGAAGCTACTGCGAAGATGTGCTGGAAAAACGCGCCCCTTATCGACAAGCCCATCTGGATGGAATCAGCGCCCAAAAAGCAGCCGGTTTAGTGATTACCCTGGGTCCTACCCAAGATGTCACCAAAGTGTTTGGGATTTATGAAGCCCCAGACGAACAAACCGTCCGTGAGGCAGTCGAGGGTGACCCTTATTGGAAAAATGGGATTTGGACCGAGTACGAAGTCAAGGAATGGATCCAAGCATTTTAA
- the pheT gene encoding phenylalanine--tRNA ligase subunit beta — protein MRISLNWLRELIDITMSPEELAHTLTMAGFEVEDIEDRRTWANGVVLGKIIDREQHPNADKLSVCKVNIGGDSPLNIVCGAPNAQADIYVAVAPIGTYLPKIDLKIKKAKLRGVPSEGMICSLAELGLAKESEGIHHFDLEQPQLGTAVSPLLGLDDVILDLTSTANRADALSMVGVAREVAALTGASLRLPTASGTDITPRGKGLSLKIDESKACPAYIGTEITGVKIAPSPLWLQQRLQAAGVRPINNVVDVTNYILLEWGQPLHAFDRDRLQTLAGGDSLSLGVRFAQSGETFKTLDGQTRTLQAQNLLITANNKPVAIAGVMGGEETEVHEGTQNLILEAALFDPPAVRRSSRAVGLRTESSARYERGVNYAGLETACDRAIALFQELAGGTPVHQQIADARPEELRVGGSVQSIELRRDRVNQVLGPIKQGEGTGELQTTDIEPILTALGCTLTAITPGQVWSVQVPPYRARDLEREIDLIEEIARLYGYDKFCETLPTQSAAGQLGPEQQARRDLRSAFRSAGLTELMHYSLVKAEQENQIALANPLFVEYSALRTEMLSGTIDAFEYNLAQGNGPLNGFELGRTFWKDSEGLKEQETLAGILGGDPTLGRWVRSGREQPMSWYEAKGILESVCDRLGLDITYRPESAAYPTLLHPGRTASLWLQDRNIGVFGQLHPQLRQDRELPDEVYIFQMELQPILDIFTKDTFGRKFSAYSSYPSSDRDLAFYAPVEVAVSDLTGVMSQSAGSLLESVQLFDDYRGQNVPEGQRSLAFRLVYRASDRTLTDEEIEPAHQQVRDALVSQFAVSLRS, from the coding sequence ATGCGGATTTCTCTAAACTGGTTGCGGGAACTGATAGACATCACGATGTCTCCAGAAGAGTTAGCCCATACGCTGACGATGGCTGGATTTGAAGTAGAAGACATCGAAGACCGGCGCACTTGGGCTAACGGCGTCGTGTTGGGAAAAATTATCGATCGCGAACAACATCCCAATGCCGATAAACTAAGCGTCTGTAAGGTCAATATTGGCGGGGATTCCCCTTTAAATATTGTCTGTGGCGCACCCAATGCTCAGGCTGATATTTATGTGGCAGTGGCCCCGATTGGCACTTATCTGCCCAAAATTGATTTAAAAATTAAAAAGGCTAAACTGCGCGGCGTCCCTTCTGAAGGGATGATTTGCTCGTTAGCCGAATTAGGTTTGGCGAAGGAATCTGAGGGGATTCATCATTTTGACTTGGAACAGCCCCAATTAGGGACGGCGGTTTCTCCGTTGTTAGGTCTGGATGATGTGATTTTAGACTTGACCTCTACGGCAAATCGGGCTGATGCCTTGAGTATGGTGGGGGTAGCCCGAGAAGTGGCGGCCCTTACTGGGGCTTCGTTACGATTACCGACTGCCTCGGGCACAGACATTACACCCCGTGGCAAGGGTTTGTCATTAAAAATTGACGAATCCAAAGCCTGTCCTGCCTATATTGGCACGGAAATCACCGGAGTCAAAATTGCCCCTTCTCCCTTGTGGTTGCAGCAGCGTCTCCAAGCGGCAGGAGTGCGCCCGATTAATAATGTGGTAGATGTCACCAATTACATTCTGTTGGAATGGGGACAGCCGTTACACGCTTTCGATCGCGATCGCCTCCAAACTCTCGCCGGAGGAGATTCCCTCTCCCTCGGCGTCCGGTTTGCCCAATCTGGGGAAACTTTCAAAACCCTGGACGGTCAAACCCGCACTCTGCAAGCTCAAAATCTCTTGATTACGGCGAATAATAAACCCGTAGCTATTGCTGGGGTGATGGGTGGGGAGGAAACAGAAGTCCATGAAGGGACGCAGAATTTAATTTTAGAGGCGGCATTGTTTGACCCGCCAGCAGTGCGGAGATCGTCTCGCGCTGTGGGGTTACGCACGGAGTCCTCGGCGCGCTATGAACGGGGGGTGAATTATGCCGGGTTAGAAACGGCCTGCGATCGCGCGATCGCCTTGTTCCAAGAACTCGCAGGCGGTACTCCCGTCCATCAACAAATTGCCGATGCGCGTCCGGAAGAACTGCGCGTCGGGGGTTCCGTCCAATCTATAGAACTGCGCCGCGATCGCGTCAATCAGGTTCTCGGACCCATCAAACAGGGTGAGGGAACAGGAGAATTACAAACAACGGATATCGAACCGATTCTCACTGCCTTGGGATGTACTCTCACGGCGATTACCCCGGGTCAAGTCTGGTCTGTACAAGTGCCGCCCTATCGGGCTCGGGACTTGGAACGGGAAATTGACTTAATCGAAGAAATTGCCCGTCTTTATGGGTATGACAAATTCTGCGAAACCTTACCAACCCAAAGTGCTGCCGGACAGCTTGGACCGGAACAACAGGCAAGGCGAGATTTGCGATCGGCCTTCCGCAGTGCCGGTTTGACCGAATTAATGCATTACTCGTTAGTTAAGGCAGAACAGGAGAATCAAATTGCTTTAGCCAATCCCCTGTTTGTGGAATATTCTGCCTTACGGACGGAAATGCTCTCGGGAACAATTGATGCGTTTGAGTATAATTTAGCCCAAGGCAATGGTCCGCTGAATGGGTTTGAATTGGGTCGCACATTCTGGAAAGATAGCGAAGGATTGAAGGAACAAGAAACCCTCGCCGGAATTCTAGGCGGTGACCCAACTCTAGGCCGCTGGGTCCGCAGTGGTCGGGAACAGCCGATGTCCTGGTATGAGGCGAAAGGGATTCTGGAAAGTGTCTGCGATCGCCTCGGACTGGACATTACTTACCGTCCTGAATCCGCTGCCTATCCCACCCTGTTACATCCGGGACGGACGGCTTCTTTGTGGTTGCAGGACCGGAATATCGGGGTGTTCGGCCAACTCCATCCCCAACTCCGTCAAGACCGAGAATTGCCTGATGAGGTGTATATCTTCCAGATGGAGTTACAACCCATTTTAGATATTTTCACAAAAGATACCTTTGGACGGAAGTTTAGCGCTTACTCCTCCTATCCCTCATCAGACCGGGACTTGGCATTCTATGCGCCGGTTGAGGTGGCCGTCAGTGATCTCACTGGGGTGATGAGTCAGTCGGCGGGGTCTTTGTTGGAGTCCGTGCAACTGTTCGATGATTATCGGGGACAGAATGTACCGGAAGGACAACGGAGTTTAGCGTTTCGACTGGTTTATCGGGCCAGCGATCGCACCCTCACTGATGAAGAGATAGAACCGGCCCATCAACAGGTTCGGGATGCCTTAGTCAGCCAGTTTGCCGTGAGTTTGCGAAGCTAA
- a CDS encoding protein kinase domain-containing protein yields MMFRGVAEVVTLVLVDDTNSPIKQWRFDNPDVIRIGRSPEQNDLVLDDPVVSRLHLELHLTQDSTHGKVWQVINYGTNGTFVNGHPVQQSRLSNGALIQLARGGPLLKFILEPSASPVSPVVPVTPVASVCTHANNPPNTLFCIHCGAPIHVERQIREYQVLKTLGQGGMGTTYLAFVPPEENNPRPKMLVLKEMNADMTRIPKARELFEREARILKGLNHPGVPQFYDFFVDEGKKYLVMAMIHGQDLEQRVYQRGPVVLSQAIDWMIQTCEVLEYIHAQSPPIVHRDIKPANLMVRTLDNRIIVLDFGAVKEIGTPLGTCIGAPDYTAPEQNRGEPLTQSDLYAIGATLIFLLTGESPQKFFEFRGSSYGFNLQGDPRIPSQVRKTIEKATESKPSDRYQTAAELARALSQSL; encoded by the coding sequence ATGATGTTTCGAGGAGTTGCCGAAGTGGTTACTCTGGTTTTGGTAGACGACACGAATTCTCCGATTAAACAGTGGCGGTTTGACAATCCTGATGTGATTCGCATTGGCCGATCGCCGGAACAGAATGATCTGGTGCTTGATGATCCGGTCGTGTCTCGCCTGCATTTGGAGTTACATCTGACCCAGGATAGCACTCACGGCAAAGTCTGGCAGGTGATCAATTATGGGACTAATGGCACGTTTGTCAATGGTCACCCGGTACAGCAATCGCGCCTCAGTAATGGGGCGCTGATTCAGTTAGCCCGAGGCGGTCCCCTGTTAAAGTTTATCCTGGAACCCTCGGCTTCCCCGGTTTCCCCGGTTGTCCCGGTTACTCCGGTTGCCTCGGTTTGCACTCATGCCAATAATCCCCCCAATACCCTGTTCTGCATTCACTGCGGCGCGCCGATTCATGTGGAACGGCAGATCCGAGAGTATCAAGTTTTGAAAACCTTGGGTCAAGGGGGAATGGGGACAACTTATCTAGCATTCGTTCCTCCAGAGGAAAACAACCCCCGTCCTAAAATGTTGGTGTTAAAGGAAATGAATGCAGATATGACCCGGATTCCCAAGGCACGGGAGTTATTTGAGCGGGAAGCACGGATTCTCAAGGGGTTGAATCATCCTGGGGTACCGCAGTTTTATGATTTTTTTGTGGATGAGGGCAAAAAATATCTGGTAATGGCGATGATCCACGGTCAGGATTTGGAACAGCGGGTTTATCAGCGGGGTCCGGTTGTCTTATCCCAGGCGATCGATTGGATGATTCAAACTTGTGAGGTATTGGAGTATATTCATGCCCAAAGTCCGCCCATCGTTCACCGGGATATCAAACCGGCTAATTTGATGGTGCGGACCTTGGATAATCGAATTATCGTGCTGGATTTTGGGGCGGTTAAGGAAATTGGCACGCCTTTGGGTACTTGCATTGGCGCACCGGATTATACGGCACCAGAACAGAACCGAGGTGAGCCATTAACTCAGTCGGATCTTTATGCGATCGGTGCGACGTTGATTTTTTTACTCACTGGGGAAAGCCCTCAGAAGTTTTTTGAGTTTCGCGGTTCGAGCTATGGGTTTAACCTCCAAGGTGATCCGCGTATTCCTTCGCAAGTCCGAAAGACGATTGAAAAGGCGACGGAATCTAAACCTAGCGATCGCTATCAAACCGCTGCGGAACTAGCTCGGGCTTTATCCCAGTCTTTATAA